The DNA window CGGCCGATCGGGTGGCCGCTGCGCCACGTCGCGCGGCGCTCCTCGCGTCAGCTGGCCGCCGCCCAGACCATCGCCGTGGTGGAGGCCGGAGGGCGCACCGTGTCCCTGAGTGACCTCCTCACCGACGTGTTCTGGGACAACCCGCAACAGATGTTCGGGCCGGACCGGTTCCACCCCTCCGAACACGGTTACGCCCACCTCGCCGCCGCACTGCTGCCCTCGGCCTGCCTCGCGCTCGGCTTCCTCCCGCAGGACCTGCCGCCGCAGGGAACCGACGGCGTGCTACCGGTGGACCGCGCCGCCGTCGCTGCTGCCGAGAACGCCGGAACCGAGGTCAACGGGGCCAGCCTGGCCGGCCGGGAGCGCGGCCCGCGCGGGCGGTGGGCCACGCTCGTCCGCCGCGACTCCGGCGACACCGAGTCCGCGACGGACGGGAACGGCGAACCGGCGCAACCGCACCCGGAGGCGCACTGACACCCCCGCACGGGTTAACGTGCGAGTAACCAACGGCCGGGCCCACCGGCCCCCTTCGGCAGAGAGGAAACCGCGAGCATGCCCGAAGCCGTCATCGTCGCGACCGCACGCTCGCCCATCGGTCGCGCGTTCAAAGGGTCGCTGAAGGACATCCGTCCCGACGACCTGACCGCGCAACTCGTGTCCGCCGCCCTGGCGAAAGTCCCCCAGGTCGACCAGAACAGCATCGACGACCTCATGGTCGGCTGCGGTCTCCCCGGCGGGGAGCAGGGCTACAACCTCGCCCGGGTGGTCGCGGTGCAGCTCGGGTTGGACAACCTTCCCGGCACCACCCTCACCCGCTACTGCTCCTCCTCGCTGCAGACCACCCGCATGGCCTACCACGCCATCAAGGCCGGCGAGGGCGACGTGTTCGTCTCGGCCGGTGTGGAGATGGTGAGCAGCTACGTCAAGGGCAACAGCGACACCCTTCCCGACACCCAGAACCCGGTGTTCGCCGAGGCCGAGGAGCGCACCGCCAAACGGGCGGAAGGCGGGGCCCCCGTCTGGCACGACCCGCGCGAGGACGGGAAACTCCCCGACGTCTACCTCGCCATGGGCCAGACAGCGGAGAACGTGGCGCAGATGCGCGGCGTCTCCCGCCAACGCCAGGACGAGTTCGGGGTGCGTTCCCAGAACCGCGCGGAACAGGCCATCGACAACGGGTTCTGGTCCCGCGAGATCACCCCGGTCACCCTCCCGGACGGCACCGTGGTCGACGCCGACGACGGCCCCCGCCGCGGGACCACCTACGAGAAGATCTCCCAGCTCGACCCGGTGTTCCGCCCCGACGGAACGGTGACGGCCGGCAACGCCTGCCCGCTGAACGACGGCGCGGCGGCGCTGGTCATCATGAGCGACACCAAGGCCGCCCAGCTCGGCCTCACCCCGCTGGCCCGGGTCGTCTCCACCGGGGTGGGGGCGCTCTCCCCGGAGATCATGGGGCTGGGACCGGTGGAGGCCTCCCGGCAGGCGCTCTCCCGCGCCAACATGACGATCTCCGACATCGACCTGGTGGAGATCAACGAGGCGTTCGCGGCCCAGGTGCTGCCCTCGGCCGACGACCTCGGCATCGACGTCGAGAACCAGCTCAACGTCAACGGCGGCGCGATCGCCGTCGGCCACCCCTTCGGGATGACCGGCGCGCGCATCACCACCACCCTGCTCAACAGCCTCCAGTTCCACGACAGCACCTACGGGCTGGAGACCATGTGCGTGGGCGGCGGCCAGGGCATGGCC is part of the Haloactinospora alba genome and encodes:
- a CDS encoding acetyl-CoA C-acetyltransferase; translation: MPEAVIVATARSPIGRAFKGSLKDIRPDDLTAQLVSAALAKVPQVDQNSIDDLMVGCGLPGGEQGYNLARVVAVQLGLDNLPGTTLTRYCSSSLQTTRMAYHAIKAGEGDVFVSAGVEMVSSYVKGNSDTLPDTQNPVFAEAEERTAKRAEGGAPVWHDPREDGKLPDVYLAMGQTAENVAQMRGVSRQRQDEFGVRSQNRAEQAIDNGFWSREITPVTLPDGTVVDADDGPRRGTTYEKISQLDPVFRPDGTVTAGNACPLNDGAAALVIMSDTKAAQLGLTPLARVVSTGVGALSPEIMGLGPVEASRQALSRANMTISDIDLVEINEAFAAQVLPSADDLGIDVENQLNVNGGAIAVGHPFGMTGARITTTLLNSLQFHDSTYGLETMCVGGGQGMAAVFERLS